The segment AACTAATGCATATATATATGCCAAAAACGCCTTTTGAGAAATTGGCACTGGATAATGTCTCTTTAGATATAGATGATGGAGAATTTGTAGCTTTAATAGGGCATACTGGTTCTGGAAAGTCCACTCTAATTCAACATATAAATGGACTTTTAAAGCCTACAAATGGAACTATAGCTATAGATGGAGTGGATATTACAAAAAGGAAGTAAAACTAAGCGATGTTAGAAAAAAAGTTGGTTTAGTGTTTCAGTATCCTGAGTATCAGCTCTTTGAAGAGACTGTAGAAAAGGACATAGCTTTTGGACCAAGCAATCTAAAATTAGAATCTGAAGAGATTAAAAGAAGAGTTAAAAAAGCTATGGAAATGGTTGGACTTGATTATGACTTTTACAAAGACAAATCTCCCTTTGAATTAAGTGGTGGTCAAAAAAGAAGAGTAGCAATAGCTGGAGTTGTAGCTATGGAACCTAAAATCTTAATATTAGATGAACCAACAGCAGGACTTGATCCTAGGGGAAGGGAAGAGATTTTAGCAAAGATAGTATCACTTCATAAAGAATATAATATGACAATAATTTTAGTATCACATAGTATGGAAGATGTTGCAAAGGTTGCAAAAAGAATTGTGGTTATGCATAAGGGAAAAGTTATATTAAATGGAAGTCCAAAAGAGGTTTTTACAAAAATAGATACATTAGAGAAAGTTGGATTAGCTGCTCCTAAGGTAACGTATTTAATGAAAGCGCTAAAAGAAAAGGGATTTAATGTATCAGAGGAAGTCTTCACAGTAGAAGAGGCCAAAAAGGAAATTTTAGAAGCATTGAGAGGTGCTAATTATGATTAAAGATATTAGTATAGGACAATATATTCCTGGAGATTCTTTTGTTCATAAATTAGACCCTAGGATAAAGATACTGATCTCACTTGTCTATATTGTTGACTTGTTTTTAGTAAATAATTTTAAAGGTTATATAATTGTAATTGCATTTACACTTGCTGCAATCATTATATCTAAAATATCTATTAAATACATATATAAGAGTATTAAGCCTATATTTATTCTCCTACTTATAACTGCTGTTTTGAACATATTTATGACTAAAGGGGCTGGACAGCCTTTATTTGCTTGGAGATTTTTGAAAGTATACAGAGAAGGATTAGTATTAGCTGCATTTATGATATTAAGACTTGTGTTTTTAATTGTAGGTACATCTCTACTGACACTAACTACTTCTCCAATACAGCTTACAGATGGAATTGAAAAACTTTTAAATCCATTTAAGAAAGTAGGACTTCCTGCACATGAACTTGCTATGATGATGACTATTGCACTTAGATTTATACCAACACTTATTGATGAAACAGATAAGATAATGAAGGCTCAAATGGCTAGAGGAGCTGATTTTGAATCTGGAAACATAATAAACAAAGCTAAAAGCTTAATACCGCTTTTAGTACCATTATTTATAAGCTCTTTTAGAAGAGCAGATGAACTTGCAATGGCAATGGAAGCTAGATGTTATAGAGGCGGAGAAGGAAGAACAAGAATGAAGGAATTAAGGTTTACAAATAGAGATACTGTAGCTTTTTTTGTAACTTGCCTTTTGACTAGTGTATCTATATGGAGCCGGTTTTGGTAACACGAAATATTAAATTAACTATAGAGTATGATGGTACAAATTATTGCGGTTGGCAAAAGCAAAATAGTCAAAGAACTGTGCAGGGCACTATAGAAAAAGCCATAAGAGATTTAACTAAGGAAGAAAATCTAAACTTAATTGGATGTAGTAGAACAGATAGTGGGGTTCATGCTAAGGGTTTTGTTGCTAATTTTACTACTAATTCTAGTATACCTTCAAATAAGTTTAGGGAAGCTATAAACGCTAGACTTCCTAAAGATATTGTTATATTATTATCTGAACAAATGCCAAGTGCTTTTCATTCTAGGTATGATAGTAAGGGAAAGAAGTATGTGTATAGTATTCTAAATAGGGCTGAAAAATGTGCTATAGGAAGAAATTATATCTATAGCTTTGGCAGAGAATTAGATCTTAATAGTATAAATTGTGCCTGTAAGTATTTTATAGGAACTCATGATTTTTCTGCATTCAAGAGTCAAGGTAGTTCGGTGAAAACTTCTGTAAGGACAATTTTTGATTTGGATGTTAAGAAGGATGGTGACATTATAACTGTAAGTGCTTCAGGTGATGGTTTTTTATACAATATGGTTAGAATAATAGTTGGAACATTGTTGGATGTAGGAGTTGGCAAAATAGAACCTAAAGATGTAGAAAAAATTATTGAATCAAAAGATAGGTTAAAAGCAGGAGCAGTTGTACCTGCACTAGGATTGTGTCTTCAAAAAGTATTTTATTAAAATTCATTTTAAATGCATTAAAATGTTGACACGCCCGGCAGAATGTATTATAATATGGTATGTTTGTATTGTATATAAGATCCACTAGCCCCGGATCTTTGAATAGAACGAAATACAACCAAAATACAGAGAAGTATTTTAAACTTTTAATTAGGGAGGGAAAACGATGAAATCTTATATTGCTAAACCAAGTGAAGTTGAAAGAAAATGGTATGTAATAGACTTAGAAGGAAAAACATTAGGTAGAGCAGCTAGCCAAGTTGCAACAATATTAAGAGGAAAAAACAAACCTACATATACTCCAAACGTTGATACAGGAGATTATGTAATCATAGTAAATGCTGACAAAGTTGTTTTAACAGGAAAGAAATTAGAACAAAAAATGTTAAGACATCATTCATTATATCCAGGTGGATTGAAAGAAATATCTTACAAAGAAGCATTAGCTAAAAAGCCAGAATTTGTATTCCAAGAAGCTGTTAGAAGAATGCTTCCAACTGGACCACTAGGTCGTCAGATGTTAAGTAAATTAAAAGTTTACAGAGGATCTGAGCACGAAAATCTAGCACAAAAACCAGAAGTATTAGAATTAAGATATTAATTTGGAGACGGAAGGAGGAAGTAAAATGGCAAAAGTTCAATATTTAGGAACAGGAAGAAGAAAAAATCAATAGCAAGAGTTATACTTGTACCAGGTGAAGGTAAAGTAACAATAAATAAAAGAGATATGGATGAATATTTCGGATTAGAAACATTAAAGCTAATAGTTAACCAACCACTAGCTTTAACTGAAACTAAAGAAAAATACGATGTATTAGTAAACGTACATGGTGGCGGATTCACAGGTCAAGCTGGAGCTATAAGACATGGTATTTCAAGAGCTTTAGTAAAAGTTGATGGTAACTTAAAACCAGAACTTAAGAAAGCTGGATTCTTAACAAGAGACCCAAGAATGAAAGAAAGAAAGAAATACGGTCTTAAAAAAGCAAGAAGAGCTCCACAATTCTCAAAGAGATAATAAGCGGTCAGCGTATTTATCGAGGAGAGCCCGATTTTATATGGGTTACATATGTTGTGAAATATTTGCAAGGAAAGTTAGAATTGATTTATTTGCAATGTGCTTACAACAATTGTGCAGCAATAATAAAGAGTTTAATAGGACATTTTTCAGTGAAAGCATTCGCTGGAAGGTGTCCTTTTTGTATTATTAAACTTTTTTATAATGGGAATTGAAGAAATAGGAATAGATTAATTACTAAATTGAATAAAGGCCTAGAACAGGTCTATAATCCGCTATTTTGTATTTTAAAGTAGTAAGAAGGCTTATAGACATTAAGAAGAAAATATATTAAGTATAAGGCTTACAGTGGTTATAAAATGGAGAGTATTGATTAAAACTAAGTATGGACACAAATT is part of the Haloimpatiens sp. FM7315 genome and harbors:
- a CDS encoding ATP-binding cassette domain-containing protein; this translates as MCSFNRAYWFWKVHSNSTYKWTFKAYKWNYSYRWSGYYKKEVKLSDVRKKVGLVFQYPEYQLFEETVEKDIAFGPSNLKLESEEIKRRVKKAMEMVGLDYDFYKDKSPFELSGGQKRRVAIAGVVAMEPKILILDEPTAGLDPRGREEILAKIVSLHKEYNMTIILVSHSMEDVAKVAKRIVVMHKGKVILNGSPKEVFTKIDTLEKVGLAAPKVTYLMKALKEKGFNVSEEVFTVEEAKKEILEALRGANYD
- a CDS encoding energy-coupling factor transporter transmembrane protein EcfT; this translates as MIKDISIGQYIPGDSFVHKLDPRIKILISLVYIVDLFLVNNFKGYIIVIAFTLAAIIISKISIKYIYKSIKPIFILLLITAVLNIFMTKGAGQPLFAWRFLKVYREGLVLAAFMILRLVFLIVGTSLLTLTTSPIQLTDGIEKLLNPFKKVGLPAHELAMMMTIALRFIPTLIDETDKIMKAQMARGADFESGNIINKAKSLIPLLVPLFISSFRRADELAMAMEARCYRGGEGRTRMKELRFTNRDTVAFFVTCLLTSVSIWSRFW
- the truA gene encoding tRNA pseudouridine(38-40) synthase TruA; this translates as MVTRNIKLTIEYDGTNYCGWQKQNSQRTVQGTIEKAIRDLTKEENLNLIGCSRTDSGVHAKGFVANFTTNSSIPSNKFREAINARLPKDIVILLSEQMPSAFHSRYDSKGKKYVYSILNRAEKCAIGRNYIYSFGRELDLNSINCACKYFIGTHDFSAFKSQGSSVKTSVRTIFDLDVKKDGDIITVSASGDGFLYNMVRIIVGTLLDVGVGKIEPKDVEKIIESKDRLKAGAVVPALGLCLQKVFY
- the rplM gene encoding 50S ribosomal protein L13; the protein is MKSYIAKPSEVERKWYVIDLEGKTLGRAASQVATILRGKNKPTYTPNVDTGDYVIIVNADKVVLTGKKLEQKMLRHHSLYPGGLKEISYKEALAKKPEFVFQEAVRRMLPTGPLGRQMLSKLKVYRGSEHENLAQKPEVLELRY